The following proteins come from a genomic window of Microtus ochrogaster isolate Prairie Vole_2 chromosome 7, MicOch1.0, whole genome shotgun sequence:
- the Canx gene encoding calnexin, translated as MEGKWLLCLLLVLGIGAIEAHDGHDDDMIDIEDDLDDVIEEVEDSKSKSDTTTPSSPKVAYKAPVPTGEVYFADSFDRGSLSGWILSKAKKDDTDDEIAKYDGKWEVDEMKDTKLPGDKGLILMSRAKHHAISAKLNKPFLFDTKPLIVQYEVNFQNGIECGGAYVKLLSKTSELNLDQFHDKTPYTIMFGPDKCGEDYKLHFIFRHKNPKTGVYEEKHAKRPDADLKTYFTDKKTHLYTLILNPDNSFEILVDQSVVNSGNLLNDMTPAVNPSREIEDPEDRKPADWDERAKIPDPDAVKPDDWDEDAPAKIPDEEAIKPEGWLDDESDYIPDPDAEKPEDWDEDMDGEWEAPQIANPKCESAPGCGVWKRPMIDNPNYKGKWKPPMIDNPNYQGVWKPRKIPNPDFFEDLEPFKMTPFSAIGLELWSMTSDIFFDNFIISGDRRVVDDWANDGWGLKKAADGASEPGVVGQMLEAAEERPWLWVVYILTVALPVFLVILFCCSGKKQSSAMEYKKTDAPQPDVKEEEGKEEEKNKGDEEEEEEKLEEKQKSDAEEDGGSGSQDEEDRKPTAEEDEILNRSPRNRKPRRE; from the exons ATGGAAGGGAAGTGGTTACTGTGTTTGCTACTGGTCCTTGGAATTGGAGCTATTGAGGCTCATGATGGACATGATGATGACATGATTGATATTGAAGATGATCTTGATGATGTTATTGAAGAAGTAGAAGATTCAAAATCGAAATCAGATACCACCACTCCTTCATCTCCAAAG GTCGCCTACAAAGCTCCAGTTCCAACAGGGGAGGTTTATTTTGCTGACTCCTTTGACAGAGGGTCTCTGTCAGG GTGGATTTTATCTAAAGCCAAAAAAGATGACACTGATGATGAAATTGCCAAATACGATG GAAAGTGGGAGGTAGATGAAATGAAGGACACAAAGCTTCCAGGTGATAAAGGACTTATACTGATGTCTCGGGCCAAGCATCATGCCATCTCTGCTAAACTGAACAAACCCTTCCTGTTTGATACAAAGCCTCTCATTGTTCA GTATGAGGTTAATTTTCAGAATGGAATAGAGTGTGGTGGAGCCTATGTGAAGCTGCTTTCCAAGACCTCAGAACTCAACTTG GATCAGTTCCACGACAAGACTCCCTATACTATTATGTTTGGTCCAGATAAATGTGGAGAGGACTACAAACTGCACTTCATCTTTCGCCACAAAAACCCCAAGACAGGTGTATATGAAGAAAAGCATGCTAAGAGGCCAGATGCAGATCTGAAGACCTATTTCACTGACaagaaaacacatctttacacattAA TCTTGAACCCAGACAATAGTTTTGAAATATTAGTTGACCAGTCTGTTGTGAACAGTGGAAATCTGCTAAATGACATGACTCCTGCTGTAAACCCTTCACGTGAAATTGAGGACCCAGAAGACCGGAAGCCTGCAGACTGGGATGAAAGGGCCAAAATACCAGATCCAGATGCTGTCAAGCCAGATGACTG gGATGAAGATGCCCCTGCTAAAATTCCAGATGAAGAGGCCATAAAGCCTGAAGGCTGGCTAGATGATGAGTCTGACTATATCCCAGACCCCGATGCGGAAAAACCAGAGGATTG GGATGAGGATATGGATGGAGAGTGGGAGGCTCCTCAGATTGCCAACCCGAAATGTGAGTCAGCCCCTGGGTGTGGTGTCTGGAAACGACCTATGATTGACAACCCCAATTATAAGGGTAAATGGAAACCTCCCATGATTGACAATCCTAACTACCAG gGAGTCTGGAAACCAAGGAAAATACCAAATCCAGATTTCTTTGAAGACCTGGAACCTTTTAAGATGACTCCTTTCAGTGCTATTGGCTTGGAGCTCTGGTCCATGACTTCCGACATTTTTTTTGACAACTTTATTATTAGTGGTGACCGCAGAGTAGTTGACGATTGGGCCAATGATGGGTGGGGCCTGAAGAAAGCTGCTGATGGGGCTTCTGAG ccagGTGTAGTGGGACAGATGCTGGAGGCAGCTGAAGAACGTCCATGGCTCTGGGTGGTCTACATTCTGACTGTAGCTTTGCCAGTGTTCCTTGTGATCCTCTTCTGCTGTTCTGGAAAG AAACAGTCCAGTGCTATGGAGTACAAGAAGACGGATGCGCCCCAGCCAGatgtgaaggaggaagaagggaaggaagaagagaagaacaagggggatgaagaggaagaagaagagaaacttg aagagaaacagaaaagtgatGCTGAAGAAGATGGTGGCAGTGGCAGTCAAGATGAGGAAGATAGAAAACCTACAGCAGAG GAGGATGAAATTTTGAACAGATCACCAAGAAACAGAAAGCCACGAAGAGAGTGA